The following is a genomic window from Solanum lycopersicum chromosome 6, SLM_r2.1.
CAAGGACAGAGCAAGAGAATCATCACGTGTAAATGTTTTCTTATTGGGGACACACTTAGGgaagatgatgatatgagaCCTAATATGAAAAAGTTTCATTCCTTTGATTGGTGGAATCTAACATAGAACTTAACACGTCAAATATTCTTTGACTCGAACATTTCGATATGAACACTTAACACTCAAACATATACGACACCTAGAAAATACTTAACCTATTTGCAAAGCATTGATAATCATGTGGCAAAAACTTCTCATAAAATCAGATTTACCAAAACATTTATGAATGAAGTTACAATCTAAGGTAACTAACTACTGAAGCCTCTGATTCTTAAAAGACCTTTAATGCACAAACATTGGGCAATGAATTAGTAGTAATATTATGACAGAAACGTGGGTAGGGGGTGGAGTGGAGATTTAAGTTAAACATACCATGCAAACTCCTGGAATACTTCCAAGTAACACCTGCAGTTGAAACAGCTCCAATAATGCCTCCTACAGCACTAATCTTTACTGCTTCCCTAGCAGTCCTCAGctggattaaaaaaaatagaacatcagcttgaattaacaaaaaaatagagaaatggTTTATGAGAAACAGTAGGAATATCAGAggagaaaaacacaaaaatatggaACTTCTTATCATCTGGTGTCACCAATATATCCCACACCCTCCTGTACACAATAACAGACTGACCAATAACAATAACAGTTTCAGGCACAAGAGAGACAACAAATGAATTTCATTTCAAGTAGTGGTAATACATCAATACTAGTTTGAAAACCGTGTCCACCAGCTCAAATGGAAACATAAAGATGAACGAGGTTAAAGCAGATAACCTGAGGTTGGGGATAACTTCTATTATTGTTTCTTTGGAGGTATGTGTGAAGGGGAGGAGGAGAATCAACAGAAATCGGGGATAATCCCCAGAAGCATAATAGCAGAAATATTACGAAGCTAGTTTCCATTTGTATGCCTACTTCTTTTTCTCATTCCTCCTCTCCCTGACTTCTCTCTCAGACTATTCAGAATAAGGAAAAAGGAGACGAACAAAGAACAGTTTCAAAACTCTTCTCCTTATTGTTTTGCATGGATGAAAGaagtgaaaagaaaaggaaacgAAGGAAGTTACCTCAACAGCCTAAAACTATATTTGAACAAGATAGGTATAGATAAGACTTTATGTTTACAAATGACAACAACATACCAAGTGTAGCCCCACTCAAGTGGGGTCTGGGAGCGTGTATGCAGCAACAACATtatgtttctcaaactaaagcATAAGGATTGTCACTATTAACTTTTTTACTGATTAGTATAAGTGTATTGTTTACTGCATATGCTCAAAATGACTAGAAGGAAACATGGAAAGAGCCTGATAATGTATGCCCATAGCTGGTCTATTTTCCTATCTACCCAGCCTACAAATTTGGAGCATCAGCAAAAAATAGCACATCCTTGTGTGAGCTTGCATGTTCAGTGGTGCAGGTATGTGGACTTATATTCATTCTGAAAGAGATAGACAGGGCAAGAGTGATGGTATCTGAAAGCAAGGGGAACTGTCTCTCTTTCTGAAGAAATATAAGCCAACAGCTCCTCGGGAGCAGGGTTCTCATAGTGGCATAAGACAAGACTTTTTGAGAGAGAAGATGACTGACTGTTAAATAAGAAGAAGACGAAGAAGAGAATGACAGAAAATCATggcaatagaaaaaaaaataggaagacAGTGAACGGAGAATCATTTTACCAGCAGAAATCTATACGTATATTTTCCGACCAAACCCTTTCTGCTCGCACTCAATTTAACATGGGAACACCATCTGCAATTTAAGTGTTAATGGTTTTGTACACACATATTTGACAACTTAAGGTGTTCAATAGGTCACAGCTAGAGTTCATGTGTCTAAATGAAAGATAGTGTCAAGTATAAAGGGGCCGTGAATGTACTTGGACCCGGGAGAATCTACTCCGGGTACAAATTCACCAACTATTAAGACAAGCTAGATGACCGCAAGAAAAAGAAACGAAATTTCCAGATAAATTTTTGGCGATTAAGAATGCAACAAAGCCAAGAGATTTTCCAGGACACCACTCAATTCAAGAGTATCTCTGATAAGATTACCTAAGGTAACTTCAGCTAGCACTATGAACAAATGCATTTCAGAGTTCAAATTTACCACAAAGTGCACGCCAGCGGTGAATCATTAAGCCAAATCCCagagaaagaataaagaataTAATCACTCAATCAATCTAGAGAACCAAATTGTATATTCAAAGCTGAATTAAACACCCAAACTAGCTAAAATCACAAACTCACCCAACCAATCCAAATTGAGATATACCCACGAAAAAAAAAACGCACAAAAAAAAGTCTCAATCGAAAATCTAACAGCATAAGCAAATCAAAGAGGACCCATATGGGTAAACGCCTAAATATAGGTAAAAGCACACCAAATCAAATGAAAAGTAAGCATATGAGATAAGATTTGAACGggaaaaaagaagggaaatacAGTGGGTCCGTGAAGTGGATCAGAAGCAATGAACTCCTCAACATCAGAATCAGACCAAGAGGGGAGTGGCTTGTCGCGCTTGATGAACCTTGAATAGTTGTCCAAAAAGGAAAATCTCTCGCCCCAAAACTCCTTGTATCCTTCCCAATATCTCCTTAGAAAGGACTGAGATGATGATGAATCCTCAGCCATTGTTAATCGATTTTAGAgctcttcttcttctcaaaaAGTGGTCCTTCTAGAATTATTCCTAGGTTGGTGTGATGAATGATGATACACTGATGTTGATTGTTCTTCCATTTCGCCGCACCCGACCCGTATATTAACACGTGGATAAGGGCCGCCGGGTCGGGTCGGACTAGAGTGTGATCCTCCGCAATTTATGATATCTTTTTTTCCTGCTACATAGATTTCTTAGGTTTTATACTACCTAATTAAACATAGATATATACTATGTGTCTataacaattataatttaaatctaTACTTTCAAATAACTACTTATTACCCCCTTAATAATTGTATATCAAATTTAAAGTGAGTTACATCCCTGTTTAAAATTACTCTATAATAGAGTCACTAATTACCTATCCATCTAATTCTCTAGAATTAATGCTTTCACACTATACtcttcacatatagcaaatacaaattttatatttatataatattataaagttTACATAATTGCGTTTCAtgacaaacataaatatgtataattcgatgtacatatacaaaaagaaaaCGGTTGTTTAcaaatcaattttataatttgtatatgtataaacgAGAAAGAGAATAAGACAAGAAAATTGGGCAgaagaatatttgtattgtataattataagtgtataggatgaagatatatgtatttacaagtaacaattttctctcgttttatacaaacgaaaacacaatttatacatttcgtttctgtttgtatgaGCAATAGAGGCGAGGacggcgagcgagatttgggagagcgGAAAGaggggaacgaaaatatatgtatatatacaatttttctcactttatacaaaaacagattttatacacttgtgtttgtataaaactgAAAGAGAGCGAGCGAGAGTTGAGAGAGAgatacaattaaattaaagtgtgattataacattcaattttaatttattaatttgccATTGTATACGATTTTCCCATACTTTCAAATAACTATTTATTATCCTACTATCTAATAATTGTATATCAAATATAAAGTGAGACACATCTCTCTTTAAAATGAATCTAAAATAGAGTTATTAATTACTTACCCATTTAGTTTTCTCTAATTAGGTTTGTTTTTTCCTAACGATTTTGATGGCTGTACAAGAAGAAACGCCAGAAAGACCAGAGAAAAGGTGAACATATTCATTAAAAAGTATGATATGTTTACTTCTCATTCCCTTTTCTACTTCTGTGGATCACCTTGTTTTGTAGAGTATGCTCCTTATTAATAGGTCTCGTTGAAAACTAGAAGGTTCTTGTTTGTTACGTTccataagaaattttttagatGAGTTTTATCATGTCTagaattgagaaaaataatcaaatgaagatcattaaaaatatatttttgacataatgataatcaaatgaaattgagtaaaatataatcaattaattaatgtgGCATGACGGAGAAACTTAAGCCAAGTCTCGTACAGGAGAAGACTAAGGTGGCTGGCTACAACATTAAGGAAGTCAGAGATTTCACCactgaaaataaatatttttccaagaaaaataaaagaattaaatttgtaaaattctgaaatttatgtagtttacctttttttattaattatttagtcactaaaagtttattttagaTGTTTAATTATAcagtaaaattttgattaataataaCTATATGACTTcgtgtaaaattaaaaattattttttttcctaatttatataatagaataattgaaattttgagaatCAATTAGACTATTTTGCTTTTTGTCTCGACATTCAAAAATTAGACTAatctttttcataattataattttttaacaatatttacAATTATCATgacttattattttcaaatatataaattttcttttttttaataataattaatagtatTCCTCAAAACTCAAAGCGGCAGTAGCGGGAACATTTACTACTAATATTAACACTTCACTCTCAGGAAAACGAAACCCCGCACAGTATTCAAAAATCCATAAAATCATTTGGTGGCTAAATTTACTACACTAAATCATAAATCACCCTTTCAAAATTCATACCCATAACTCATCTCAAAATCTTTCACTCACAAAATTCAAATACACCAACTATTTTTTTTCCGGCAATAAGGCCGGCGGGAGTATTTGCCGGAGTATTTCTTTTGTTGGAACTGTACTGTGGGTTTGACCCTTTCAAACACAGTGCAATTTCTGAAATCAAAGACTTTAAAGCTTACAGAGTTGATCCACCAGCTTGGTCTGAAATCCCAGTTGAAAAGGATACCCAGAACTTGCTTCAGAAATCGGAAATCAAGTTTTTGAATCAGATTCAGGGCCCGGAAAGTATCGCATTTGACCCGAAAGGTCGTGGGCCTTATACAGGAATAGCTGATGGCAGAATTGTGTTGTGGGATGGAGAGAAATGGACTGATTTCGCATATACGTCTGCTAATAGGTGAGTCTGTTGTTTTTCCTCTGTTTTAAATGTGTATATCTGATTTTGACTTTCGTGGAGACTAAAATACTGTTGAATCTTGTGACGTAGTATTTTTTATGTCTATTTTATGGATGCTGTAGACATGTGTTAATTTCTGTGAAAACAGTATGATACTTTAACATGCAGatgctattttattttgattttagtatAATTGTGGGTGTTTAtgattccattttttttttaaattgccCTTTTGATTCACGTCAGCTTAGTACTTGGTTTAATGACTTCTAAAGCATGATTTCATGCCTTGTTACAATGATAATCTTTGTTGCTATGCCTTTTTGATGAAAGAAGACTGTAACGGTGAGATATGCTTGCATTTCGCTCTTAATTTGTATCGTTGCTCCTAATTATTATGATTTCCACAAGCTGCTGGAATCCAAGCCTCTACGTAATTGATATTCTATAACTAAGTCACATAAAGCGCGATCTTTGTTATTGACGCTAAACTATTTAAGCACTGGAATCAGATGGGAGTCAATCTCATTCTAAGAAACTTTCTTGCTTTGGTCAATTCAGGATAGCATGAGAGCACATAAGAAAATGATCTTAAGGTTATATAAGAGAATCTGAATTTCTATAAAATGTCTTGGTTTTCTTAGCTATCTGGCTTTGAGTTGTCAGGAAAGACGAAAGGACCATAAGTTCCTGCTCCACAGAGAGAGTTAATATTTAGTCTTTTCAATCCTAATTTGACAATAGACCTGTGTCAGGGGAATGGCTATTGTTTCCTTTATCTTATCGTTTAATCTGACTTAAGTTCTATGATCCTAGTATATTCTGAACTTGTAATTATTTAACTGGAATTGTAATTGTGATATGTTAATGATTGTCGACACTGCATGCTAATATGTAAGGCTGTTAAGCTGATCTGGTTAAATCGAATTTTAACATGTCATTACTTCTCTTGCTCTTGATGAAATTATCTTCTATAATTGTGCTGCATAGTCTTCGTATAAAGTCTCAACATGCTTTTTAAATCTTCTCTTTTATGATTTAAGTTGCAGGTCTACTTTCTCCGATTTTCTAATGCATTTTGGTGATCTGAATTTTCAGGTCTGGCCTTTGTGACCCAAAACCATCTCCCCTGAGCTATTTAGAAAATGAACACATCTGTGGTAGGCCTTTGGGATTACGGTTTGATAAAAAAACAGGTGACTTGTATATTGCAGATGCATATTTTGGGTTGATGAAAGTAGGGCCTGAAGGGGGACTAGCAGAAACATTGACTACTGAGGCTGAAGGAGTGCCTCTCGTATTCACAAATGACCTTGACGTTGATGATGAAGGAAATGTCTATTTTACAGATAGCAGCACCAAGTACCAAAGAAGGTAATTGTGACTTTACTGTTTCTTCGTTTTTATGTAGATCTCTTGATATATTTAACATGATTTGAGAATGAAGATTCCATTTCAGTTAAGTTCTGATTAATGCCAAATGGGAGACAGAGGGCTCCCTATCTTTAGCGGGGAGAAAACTGgtttcttttaaaaaacaatGCATCTAGGACAGAAAAAGGAGAATTAATGCCTAAATCTGATAACATATAGTGAATAGATGATCATCGAGAAGCTTAGATTTTAACGTGGTTACATGGTTGCACCTAACTTTGCTAACATTTCTTCTGTTCAATTAATACCCAACTCTGCTAACTATAGTGAAGATGTTTATATCGGATTTGCAATTCCATATATAAGCATTTATTTCAGGTTTTAATACAACATGGTTCAAGTGTCATGCGCGTTTCTTCTTTAATTAGAATATTACTACCCACCCCATCTTGCACAGGAACTATATGCTGCTGGTTTACTCAGCAGAAGATAGTGGGAGGGTCTTGAAGTACAATTCTAATACTAAACAAACCACTGTTCTTGTTCGGAATCTCCAATTCCCAAACGGTCTGTCACTAAGCAAGGACGGTTCCTTCTTTGTATTCTGTGAAGTTGCCAAGGGAAGGTACGTTTCTCGACCTATGGATTAGCATGTTTACAGTATTAAATAGATATACAAGGATCCTGTTTCTGACTTCACCTTAAAAATTGAGGTATTAACATATAATGGAATGATGTGTTTCTCTTATAGATTACAGAAGTACTGGTTGAAAGGCGAGAAAGCGGGGACCTTTGAGGTGATGGCAGTCCTCCCAGGATATCCTGATAATGTCAGCACAAATGAGAGAGGTGAATTTTGGGTAGCAATCCACTGTCGCCGTACCATTTACAGCTATATAAATTCCATATACCCACAACTTCGTCTATTCTTGCTGAAGCTTCCTATCCCTGTAAAGCTCCGCGCCCTCTTGCACCTCGGAGGCAAGCTACCCGCTATTGTTGTGAAGTATAACCCTGAAGGTAAGTTGTTACGAATATTGGAAGACGAAGAAGGGAAAGTAGTTCGAGCTGTAAGTGATGTTGAGGAGAAAGATGGGAAGCTATGGATGGGAAGTGTGTTGATGCCTTTCATTGCTGTTTACCAACTACAATGAGTTAAAACACTTGATTTTTCAACAAACTATCTACTTAGTTCCTTATGGTTGTTTGTAGCATCTAATTTATCAGAATAATTCAATAAAACACTCTTTTTAGTTCCCTATTGTTTTGAAGTCTAAaatgtttcttcatttttttctaaaactcttgtaaaatgtattttaaatatgttttcatACAGAAATTCTACAAGTGAATATTCGCGACAAAAATGGACCTTAAGGTAATTTGGTTGTAAAGTTTGGAAATCAAAGGCCTGAGCCCATTTAATGGTTTGTTTGGTCAAGTTTTTGAATAGCTAaaagtttttttgaaaataaaaaaagaaatgtttttatagagtcaaaaactcaaaatatttgaTCAAGCATTTAGGGAAAAAAGTGTTTTTGACTTGTATagaaatacttttttttcaaacacaaattgttattttaatattttgataaaatgatATTCAAATTGATTAGTCGAACACAAATTAAATTAGTGCACacttttttttgattttgttgatgACTACTTGACAAGTAAGAATAAGCATAATCAGAATGTTCTGTTTGTGATTCCTAGAAGGTGTCACTATTTCTCAAAAATGGAAGTTgcaattttccttttaaaatagATTTACATAGCCTAGTCTAATCGATTGAAGTAACCATTACATATAAAATTCTTTTACTTTTCAGGTGAGCATGCATATTACTGTAGTAGTTTGACTTTTGAGAAAGATATATTTGGTACTTTTTTTCGGAAAATAAGTGATTTTCTTATATAGATTTGAATATGttggttaaaaagaaaaagtttgtCCTAAGAATATTTACGTATAATCTATGACATTGAGTCTGACCCCAACTCTTGATCTGAAAAGCTTAGACTCTATGTTACAATTCGAGAACCGATTTTGACTTCGATCCAAAACCCATAATCCGACCTAGACATGAGTCTTGACTTCTGATTTCAATGCAAGATTCGACtcaaaactcaacttttaaTCTTGGCTCTCGATTACgatatcaatttaaaatttgatccTAACCTAAGAATGAAAGTCGAATGGTGTGAAATTGGAagaaagatttaaaaaatattttccttactttaggaatcaatttttttaaaaaaattaaatattttttaaaacatttaattccacttaacaatgaaaaaattgtaaacatttccttcataccaaacacaatCTAATAATTGTGTAAAGAGCCGTTAATTagtatttttcaaaagaaagtaAAGATCCTCCACTATACACGAAGCTAAAAGTGAAATTCTTTCTCTTTAATAATGAATAGCTAATGATAATATCAGATATTCATTACTCTCTCACTAATCACTATTCATTACATATTGACTAAATAAACTTGTAATtcaatttaatacttttttcatCCATAATAATctctttcaatatttattaaattaataatgatataaataaaaattaataactaattgtatattaattttCTAGAATtgcaattattttgaataaattattttaggaaaatttaTGCTCAAACATTTAGCCTATATTAGGttccatagctatagtttaagaaaattgtaattcGTGGCTATGGTTTTCCTGGTTCTTGTAATTCGTCTGTCTTGTATAAATtcagaatttgtataatttgattCTTAAtcgtataaatttaaaattttaaatatgtttaccCTAACTATTTGTGTGCgatttatgaaaaattcataatgaattACTCTGTATGTATAATGGCAAGTGAAATATACAAACGAAAATCGGaacaattcataaatatatagatacaaaatttgtatatatatacttaccCGATTTATATATTTACAAGTGAAATATACAAATTGACAATCTCCAGAGTAAGCAGAACTACAGCTATGAAGTgcaattatcaaaattataattataaagtctttatgtttactatttttaaatatttctccTTTTAATAAGCACGATAACTAAAATGAACCGAACGATAGAAATAATATGTCCTAACATAACTGTGTAACAGTCTTCCTTACATGAACTAAAAGGGTCCTACCCAGCCTACTTCAATTGCAGTACTAAGTTAGATTTAGCtccttttaattaattgttcaCATCAAATAATTGTTTTCTAGTGTTTCATTTGAGTACACATAATCACTTGGaacatgaaaaatgtttttcttcttctctaataatataaatataaatataaaaatataataaatatttcttatgaTAATGTCTAAGCTTTAGTTGGAGCAAGTAATAAGTACAATTAAATGTTAAGATAATTATGTAGAAAATGACTGATGCTCTT
Proteins encoded in this region:
- the LOC101262624 gene encoding protein STRICTOSIDINE SYNTHASE-LIKE 3, with protein sequence MKVGPEGGLAETLTTEAEGVPLVFTNDLDVDDEGNVYFTDSSTKYQRRNYMLLVYSAEDSGRVLKYNSNTKQTTVLVRNLQFPNGLSLSKDGSFFVFCEVAKGRLQKYWLKGEKAGTFEVMAVLPGYPDNVSTNERGEFWVAIHCRRTIYSYINSIYPQLRLFLLKLPIPVKLRALLHLGGKLPAIVVKYNPEGKLLRILEDEEGKVVRAVSDVEEKDGKLWMGSVLMPFIAVYQLQ
- the LOC101262925 gene encoding succinate dehydrogenase subunit 6, mitochondrial — encoded protein: MAEDSSSSQSFLRRYWEGYKEFWGERFSFLDNYSRFIKRDKPLPSWSDSDVEEFIASDPLHGPTLRTAREAVKISAVGGIIGAVSTAGVTWKYSRSLHGTALSLGAGAVFGWTFGQEVANHWLQLYRLDTMAAQVKFMEWWQNKVEGQ